One Rhinoderma darwinii isolate aRhiDar2 chromosome 6, aRhiDar2.hap1, whole genome shotgun sequence DNA window includes the following coding sequences:
- the LOC142656422 gene encoding protein spinster homolog 1-like, with product MKDSGSGLLQAVFLCSFMLLAPVFGYLGDHWNRKYLLCIGITLWSAVILGSSFIPDEYYWLFLLMRGLVGIGAASYSTIAPSIIADLFIADQRSRMLSIFWTAIPVGCGLGYIMGAKLTSAIGGDWHWTLRVIPGLGIIAVLLLLLIMKEPSRGAAEQNGQKHTNNNSWMSDVKALLKNPSFMLSMLGFTTVTFISGSLSHWALSFYKRARVLLYRGDPCQTVICQSDDSQIFGMITIITGIVGVGAGVEISKRFRKVNPRADALVCAGGMLGSAPFLLLALTLARFSLVASYILIFIGALLLTLNFAIVDDILLSVVTPRRRSTAEALQIIVSHLLGDAWSPYLIGVLSDLIRKGKPESDLLMFNSLQYALMVCVFVSAIGGGFFLATALFLERDRKRADIESQG from the exons ATGAAAGACAGTGGATCTGGCTTGCTGCAAGCAG TCTTCCTCTGCAGCTTCATGTTGCTGGCTCCAGTATTTGGATATTTGGGTGATCACTGGAATAGGAAATATCTGCTATGCATTGGTATCACCCTCTGGTCAGCCGTCATCCTTGGCAGCTCATTTATTCCTGATGAG TATTACTGGCTGTTTCTGCTTATGCGAGGATTGGTTGGCATTGGCGCTGCAAGTTACTCCACCATCGCCCCCTCCATCATCGCCGACCTATTTATAGCAGACCAGCGCAGCCGCATGTTGTCCATCTTTTGGACTGCTATCCCCGTGGGCTG TGGCCTTGGATACATCATGGGAGCTAAATTGACAAGTGCTATTGGTGGTGACTGGCACTGGACTTTGCGG GTCATTCCAGGTCTGGGGATTATAGCCGTCCTACTGCTTCTCTTAATTATGAAGGAACCATCCAGAGGAGCCGCGGAACAGAATGGTCAGAAACACACAAACAACAATTCTTGGATGTCAGATGTGAAAGCTTTGCTGAAAAA ccCGAGCTTTATGCTTTCCATGCTGGGATTCACAACAGTGACATTTATTTCCGGCTCCCTCTCCCACTGGGCTCTATCATTCTACAAGCGGGCCCGGGTCCTCCTATACAGAGGTGATCCATGTCAGACTGTAATATGTCAATCTGATGACAG TCAAATTTTTGGAATGATCACTATCATCACCGGAATCGTGGGAGTTGGAGCTGGTGTGGAAATAAGTAAAAGGTTCAGGAAGGTCAACCCCCGAGCAGACGCATTAGTCTGTGCTGGCGGAATGCTGGGCTCCGCCCCTTTCCTGCTCTTGGCCTTGACCTTGGCAAGATTCAGTCTTGTGGCCTCCTAT ATTCTCATCTTCATTGGGGCGTTGTTGCTGACGCTGAACTTTGCCATTGTGGACGACATCCTCCTG AGTGTGGTGACCCCCAGAAGACGCTCCACAGCGGAGGCCTTACAAATCATTGTGTCCCACCTGCTGGGTGATGCATGGAGCCCATATCTCATCGGAGTG TTATCTGACCTCATCCGCAAAGGGAAGCCGGAATCTGACCTATTGATGTTTAACAGCCTGCAATATGCCCTCATGGTCTGCGTTTTCGTATCCGCTATTGGAGGAGGGTTCTTCTTGGCAACTGCCCTCTTTCTTGAGAGAGATCGAAAGAGGGCAGACATAGAGTCCCAAG GATGA